The following coding sequences are from one Roseburia hominis A2-183 window:
- the acpP gene encoding acyl carrier protein, with protein MLEKMRPIIAEQLNVQESEIKENTKLKEDLGADSLDLFELVMALEEEFGVEIPSEDLESIVTVGDVITYLKNRGVTA; from the coding sequence ATGTTAGAAAAGATGAGACCGATCATTGCGGAGCAGTTAAACGTACAGGAGTCTGAGATTAAAGAGAACACAAAGTTAAAGGAAGATCTGGGTGCGGATTCGCTGGATCTGTTTGAACTTGTCATGGCGCTGGAGGAGGAATTCGGCGTGGAGATTCCGTCGGAGGATCTGGAATCGATCGTGACGGTCGGAGATGTGATCACATATTTGAAGAACCGCGGGGTTACAGCATAG
- the fabK gene encoding enoyl-[acyl-carrier-protein] reductase FabK, whose protein sequence is METRVSRLLGTKYPVIQGGMAWVAEYHLAAAVSNAGGLGIIGAASAPPEVVREQIREVKARTDRPFGVNVMLLNPNAPEVAKIVIEEKVPVVTTGAGSPAKFMEAWKQAGVVVIPVVASVAMAKMMERAGADAVIAEGMESGGHIGAQTTMTLVPQVADAVSVPVIAAGGIADGRGIAASFMLGAEGVQMGTRFVVAKESIVHENYKERIVKARDIDSEVTGMSTGHPIRVLRNAMSREYLKLEKEGAGFEELEQLTLGSLRKAVMDGDVVHGSLMAGQCAGLVKKEQTCQEMIEELMAQTAGLLGDGDFWEKKSVFLGRTSDKGE, encoded by the coding sequence ATGGAAACAAGGGTAAGCAGATTGCTTGGAACAAAATATCCGGTCATTCAGGGTGGTATGGCATGGGTGGCGGAATATCACCTGGCGGCAGCAGTGTCGAACGCGGGTGGACTCGGAATCATCGGAGCGGCAAGCGCGCCGCCGGAAGTGGTAAGAGAACAGATCCGTGAGGTAAAGGCGCGGACGGACCGTCCGTTTGGCGTGAACGTCATGCTGCTCAATCCAAACGCGCCGGAAGTGGCGAAGATTGTCATAGAAGAGAAAGTGCCGGTTGTCACAACCGGTGCGGGAAGTCCGGCAAAGTTCATGGAGGCATGGAAGCAGGCGGGCGTGGTGGTCATCCCGGTCGTGGCGAGCGTTGCCATGGCGAAGATGATGGAGCGTGCTGGCGCGGACGCTGTGATTGCAGAGGGAATGGAGTCCGGCGGACATATCGGTGCGCAGACGACGATGACGCTGGTGCCGCAGGTGGCGGATGCTGTGTCGGTTCCGGTCATTGCAGCGGGCGGTATCGCGGACGGAAGAGGGATCGCAGCCTCCTTTATGCTTGGCGCAGAGGGGGTACAGATGGGAACCCGGTTTGTCGTGGCGAAGGAGTCTATTGTACATGAAAATTACAAGGAACGGATCGTAAAGGCGCGCGACATTGATTCCGAGGTTACAGGCATGAGCACCGGACATCCGATCCGGGTTCTGCGCAATGCGATGAGCCGCGAATATTTAAAACTCGAAAAAGAGGGCGCCGGATTTGAGGAACTGGAGCAGCTGACGCTTGGCTCCTTGCGAAAGGCAGTGATGGACGGGGATGTGGTGCACGGCAGCCTGATGGCAGGACAGTGCGCGGGACTTGTGAAAAAAGAACAGACCTGTCAGGAGATGATAGAGGAACTGATGGCGCAGACCGCGGGGCTTTTAGGTGACGGAGATTTTTGGGAAAAGAAGAGCGTCTTCTTGGGACGCACATCGGATAAGGGAGAATGA